The sequence TGCTAGTCAATTCAGCCGCAGCCTGGATAGCAAGATCGACTTCAGAACCGGTAGCAATCACGATTGCATCCGGGGAACCTGCGCAATCCTTCAGGATGTAACCACCACGCGCGATATTGGCAATTTGAGCCGCATCGCGGTTTTGGTGAGCGAGTCCCTGACGGCTAAAAATCAGACAGCTTGGGCCGGTGTTCTTTTCAATCGCAGTTTTCCAGGCAACCGCTGTTTCAACCGCATCACATGGACGCCAAACACTCATGTTCGGGATCATTCGTAATGTCGCTGTTTGCTCGACAGGCTGGTGAGTCGGGCCATCTTCGCCCAGACCGATGGAGTCGTGGGTATAGACAAAGATCGAACGCTGTTTCATCAATGCCGCCATGCGCAATGCATTACGAGCATACTCAGAAAACATCAGGAAGGTGCCGCCAAAAGGAATGAATCCACCATGCAAGGCGATACCATTCATGATGGCTGACATACCGAATTCACGCACACCGTAGGAAATGTAGTTGCCATCGGCGACGGTATTGTTAATAACCTTGCAATCCGGCCACGACGTCAGATTCGAAGGTGTCAGGTCAGCCGACCCCCCGAGGAACTCCGGCAATGCAGCAGCATAAGCAGTGATTGATCTCTGCGATGCTAGACGAGTAGCAGGGCTCTCGGCCTTGGTGTTAACCGCGTTGACATAATCTTCGGCAACCTGTGCCCAGTTTGCAGGTAGCTCGCCATTCATACGGCGGACAAATTCTGCCGCCAATTCAGGATATGCAGCCTTGTATGCACCAAACTTAGCGTTCCAGTCGGATTCGGACTTAGCGCCCTTTTCCTTTGCATCCCAACCCGCATAGACTTCAGATGGAATTTCAAAAGGTGCATGACTCCAACCCAGGTTGTCACGAGTCGCCGCTATTTCATCATCGCCCAGTGGTGCGCCGTGGCAATCATGACTGCCACACTTGTTCGGTGCGCCATAACCAATAACGGTTTTGGTACAGACCAGTGTCGGCTTGTTGTTTACAGACTTGGCTTCGTGGATAGCCTTGTTGATCGCATCGGCATTATGGCCATCGACGTCACGAATGACATGCCAGCCATAGGCTTCAAAACGCTTGGGGGTATCATCGGCGAACCAGCTTTCAACGTGCCCATCGATTGAGATGCCGTTGTCATCCCAGAAGGCAATCAGCTTGCCCAGACCCAATGTTCCAGCTAACGAGCATGCCTCGTGGGATATGCCTTCCATCATACAGCCGTCACCCAGGAACACATAAGTGTGGTGATCAACGATGTGGTGACCGTCGCGATTGAACTGGCCTGCAAGCGTACGCTCAGCTAATGCCATACCTACGCCATTGGTAATACCTTGTCCCAACGGGCCGGTAGTAGTTTCAACACCAGGCGTATAGCCATACTCTGGATGTCCAGGCGTTTTGGAATGTAGCTGACGGAAATTCTTCAGCTCATCCATAGGCAAGTCGTAGCCTGACAGGTGCAGCAAAGAATAAATCAGCATGGAACCGTGACCGTTGGAAAGCACGAAACGATCGCGATCCGCCCACTTGGGGTTAGCCGGGTTGTGTTTCAGATGGTCGTTCCACAGAACTTCCGCAATATCGGCCATCCCCATAGGTGCCCCAGGGTGTCCGGACTTGGCCTTTTGCACAGCATCCATACTAAGAGCACGGACCGCATTGGCGAGGTCTCTACGTGTTGGCATGAATCATTTCCTCTCTATAAAGGTTTTAAAACAGAAATCGTTACGTACTTCTTCTAGTGAGCGATATCGGTCGCGATATTGGTTGCTAAGTTTACAGCTGAGAATGGAGGTATCTCGTAGATACCTGCGCCCTGTGGGCGTGCGCTAGCGACCTTCCCTCTTCGGAAAAAGGCCGTATTTTCTCTTAGTTACCGTTCTCGGGCAATAGGCAAATCACGACACACCAATTCACTCTCTAATAATTCTTTTATAATCAATATATTAAATTATTCTTCCTTCCACTTAATAGAACATCCCATGCTTGGGATTTGCTCTTCCGGCCCCTGTCCAGTTTCCGCAACCTGCTTCATCGCCAGAAATAAGTCGCGACGAGCATCCACCGGCGCCGTTTCCTTCCGGCTAGCGTCCAGCCTACCGCGATATTGCAACTCACCACTACTGTTATACCCAAAAAAATCAGGGGTGCAAACTGCCCCGTAGTCCTTAGCCACCGTTTGACTCTCGTCCATCAGATAAGGAAATGGAAAATCAAATTCCTGTGCGATCTTCTGCATATTCTCAAACGAATCCTCTTCCCTGAGTGACGGATCATTCGACATGATCGCCACGGAATTGACACCGAATTTTTCCTTTAGCTCACGAGTATCACGCACCAGTCGTTCACGTATCGCCTTCACGTACGGGCAATGGTTACAGATAAACATTACCAATAGTCCGTTCTTACCCATGCAATCCTGAACGGTGTATGTCTTACCATCAACTCCAGGCAAACTAAAATCGATGATAGGCTTTCCGAATTCACATACAGGCGTTTCAAGGCTGACCATTCACATACACTCCAAGGCTAAAATATCGAAAAATTGGGCCGCCTAGTGTACACTTGCGCGTCAAATATCCAAAGCCCATGATTTTTAGCAGAAAAGGAAGGGAAATGAATAGAGATTTCGTCTTTACCTCGGAATCAGTATCTGAAGGCCACCCTGATAAGGTTGCAGATCAGATTTCCGATGGCGTACTGGATGCCATTCTGGCACAAGATCCTCGTGCACGCGTCGCGTGTGAAACACTGGTCAATACCGGTATGGTGATATTGTCAGGTGAAATCACCACTTCCGCATGGGTCGACATGCAGGACATCGTACGTAAAACGGTAAAGGAAATCGGCTATAACTCTTCCGAAATGGGTTTCGATTATGCGTCTTGCGCGGTCATTACTTCGATTGACAAACAGTCAGCGGATATTGCCATGGGTGTGGACGAATTTGACAACCACGAACAAGGCGCCGGCGACCAGGGATTGATGTTTGGTTATGCCTCAAATGAAACCGATGTATTAATGCCCGCACCAATTACTTATGCACATCGCCTGGTCAAGAGACAGGCGGAAGTACGTAAAAATGGAGAACTTCCATGGTTACGCCCCGATGCTAAAAGCCAGGTGACATTCCGGTACGAAGACGGCAAACCTGTCGCGATCGATGCGGTGGTATTGTCAACACAGCACCAGGATGGTATCGCGCAAAAAGACCTCGTCGAAGCCATTATGGATAGCATTGTAAAGCCGGTACTGCCTGCTGAATGGTTGCACAAAGACACCAATTATTTCATCAATCCCACAGGTCGCTTTGTTATCGGTGGCCCGGTAGGTGACTGCGGTCTGACCGGGCGCAAGATTATTGTCGATACCTATGGCGGCATGGCTCGTCACGGTGGCGGCGCATTTTCGGGTAAGGATCCATCCAAGGTCGATCGTTCCGCAGCATATGCCGGTCGTTACGTTGCTAAGAACATCGTTGCGGCAGGACTGGCGGATCGTTGCGAAATACAGGTTTCCTATGCAATAGGCGTGGCCCAACCAACTTCGATTTCTATCGACACCTTTGGTACAGGCAAAATTAGTGACAAGCGAATTATAGAACTCGTTCGTGAGCACTTTGATCTGCGTCCGAAGGGCATCGTTACCATGTTGGACCTGCTTCGTCCGATTTATCAGCAGACAGCTGCCTATGGTCACTTCGGTCGCACCGAGAGCGATTTGACCTGGGAGAGAACAGATAGAGCTGAAGCGCTAAAAGCGGCAGCGGGACTGTAATCTATATTAAATGCACAGTGTATTCACAACTGTGTTTGGGTGAATGCGGCCATTTCAGTCTATTTACGGCGAAATGGTCGCATCTCATAAGTTAATTCTTACTCTAATATCAGTTTTTCATCCGCCTGTGAGGGGCGCTGCAGCAGGTTCAATCCTGTCAGGCTCAGAGGGGATGACTAACGCAGCTGCTTTCTTTTCTTGTTTGCAAACAGCTGTCTGGAACAACGGCGCTCACCCTGTATTTAGTCAACACATATATAGGAGTTGAGACATGAGTAAAGTACCTGCGGGTTTTACTGACTATAAAGTTGCCGACATCAATCTCGCCGATTGGGGTCGCAAAGAAATCGCTATTGCCGAAACCGAAATGCCTGGTCTGATGGCCCTACGGGAGGAATACGGCGCATCTAAACCACTCAAAGGCGCCCGCATCATGGGCAGCTTGCACATGACCATTCAAACAGCCGTACTGATTGAAACACTGGTCGATCTCGGTGCCGAAGTTCGTTGGGTATCGTGTAACATTTTTTCCACACAGGATCATGCAGCAGCGGCTATCGCAGCCCAGGGAATCCCCGTATTCGCGTGGAAAGGTGAAACCATTGAAGAATACTGGTGGTGTACCGAACAAGCGTTCAACTGGCCCGGCGGTCAATTGCCTAACATGATACTGGACGATGGCGGCGACGCGACGCTGTTAGTACACAAAGGCGCAGAATTTGAAAAAGCCGGTGCGGTACCCAATGCTAAACCCGGCGACAATGAAGAATGGAAAGCCATCCTTGACGTGCTCAAACGCAATCTGACAAGCAATCCCGGTAAATGGAGTGCGATTGCCGAAAGCATCAAGGGTGTTACCGAAGAAACCACAACAGGCGTACACCGCCTGTACGAGATGGAAAAAAACGGCAGCTTGCGTTTTCCCGCTATGAACGTCAATGACTCGGTAACGAAATCCAAATTCGATAATCTCTATGGCTGCCGTGAGTCGCTCATAGACGGCATCAAACGCGCAACCGACGTCATGATCGCAGGAAAGATCTGTGTCGTTCTCGGATATGGTGATGTAGGCAAGGGCTGCGCACAAGCGTTTCGCGGTATGGGTGCAACTGTTTGGGTTACTGAAATCGATCCCATCTGTGCGCTACAAGCAGCGATGGAAGGCTATCGCGTTGTTGATATGGACGATGCCTGCAAGCATGGTGATATCTTCGTTACCACAACAGGTAACGTCAATGTCATCGATCATCACCACATGCAGGCGATGAAAAATGAAGCCATCGTCAGCAACATTGGACACTTCGATTCTGAAATTAATATCGCCTCTCTTGAAAAATATGAATGGG is a genomic window of Gammaproteobacteria bacterium containing:
- the tkt gene encoding transketolase, giving the protein MPTRRDLANAVRALSMDAVQKAKSGHPGAPMGMADIAEVLWNDHLKHNPANPKWADRDRFVLSNGHGSMLIYSLLHLSGYDLPMDELKNFRQLHSKTPGHPEYGYTPGVETTTGPLGQGITNGVGMALAERTLAGQFNRDGHHIVDHHTYVFLGDGCMMEGISHEACSLAGTLGLGKLIAFWDDNGISIDGHVESWFADDTPKRFEAYGWHVIRDVDGHNADAINKAIHEAKSVNNKPTLVCTKTVIGYGAPNKCGSHDCHGAPLGDDEIAATRDNLGWSHAPFEIPSEVYAGWDAKEKGAKSESDWNAKFGAYKAAYPELAAEFVRRMNGELPANWAQVAEDYVNAVNTKAESPATRLASQRSITAYAAALPEFLGGSADLTPSNLTSWPDCKVINNTVADGNYISYGVREFGMSAIMNGIALHGGFIPFGGTFLMFSEYARNALRMAALMKQRSIFVYTHDSIGLGEDGPTHQPVEQTATLRMIPNMSVWRPCDAVETAVAWKTAIEKNTGPSCLIFSRQGLAHQNRDAAQIANIARGGYILKDCAGSPDAIVIATGSEVDLAIQAAAELTSKGKNIRVVSIPSVEVFESQDAAYKEAVLPSGVTARVAVEAGVTQGWYRYVGLSGKVVGMTSFGESAPDKVLFKHFGFTVENVVKTIEEVM
- a CDS encoding thioredoxin family protein; the encoded protein is MVSLETPVCEFGKPIIDFSLPGVDGKTYTVQDCMGKNGLLVMFICNHCPYVKAIRERLVRDTRELKEKFGVNSVAIMSNDPSLREEDSFENMQKIAQEFDFPFPYLMDESQTVAKDYGAVCTPDFFGYNSSGELQYRGRLDASRKETAPVDARRDLFLAMKQVAETGQGPEEQIPSMGCSIKWKEE
- the metK gene encoding methionine adenosyltransferase is translated as MNRDFVFTSESVSEGHPDKVADQISDGVLDAILAQDPRARVACETLVNTGMVILSGEITTSAWVDMQDIVRKTVKEIGYNSSEMGFDYASCAVITSIDKQSADIAMGVDEFDNHEQGAGDQGLMFGYASNETDVLMPAPITYAHRLVKRQAEVRKNGELPWLRPDAKSQVTFRYEDGKPVAIDAVVLSTQHQDGIAQKDLVEAIMDSIVKPVLPAEWLHKDTNYFINPTGRFVIGGPVGDCGLTGRKIIVDTYGGMARHGGGAFSGKDPSKVDRSAAYAGRYVAKNIVAAGLADRCEIQVSYAIGVAQPTSISIDTFGTGKISDKRIIELVREHFDLRPKGIVTMLDLLRPIYQQTAAYGHFGRTESDLTWERTDRAEALKAAAGL
- the ahcY gene encoding adenosylhomocysteinase, coding for MSKVPAGFTDYKVADINLADWGRKEIAIAETEMPGLMALREEYGASKPLKGARIMGSLHMTIQTAVLIETLVDLGAEVRWVSCNIFSTQDHAAAAIAAQGIPVFAWKGETIEEYWWCTEQAFNWPGGQLPNMILDDGGDATLLVHKGAEFEKAGAVPNAKPGDNEEWKAILDVLKRNLTSNPGKWSAIAESIKGVTEETTTGVHRLYEMEKNGSLRFPAMNVNDSVTKSKFDNLYGCRESLIDGIKRATDVMIAGKICVVLGYGDVGKGCAQAFRGMGATVWVTEIDPICALQAAMEGYRVVDMDDACKHGDIFVTTTGNVNVIDHHHMQAMKNEAIVSNIGHFDSEINIASLEKYEWEEIKPQVDHVIFPDGKKIIVLAKGRLVNLGCATGHPSFVMSASFTNQVMAQIEFFNHAEKYDNKVYVLPKILDEKVARLHLQKIGAFLTPLSKEQADYIGVPVDGPYKPNHYRY